A portion of the Lolium rigidum isolate FL_2022 chromosome 1, APGP_CSIRO_Lrig_0.1, whole genome shotgun sequence genome contains these proteins:
- the LOC124683717 gene encoding tetraspanin-2-like, producing MGVSNNITACLNFTALLCTIPVVATGLWFASKQGAECARLARWPVAILGGLLLLVALAGFVGAYWNRQGLLAAYLFAMAALITLLLALLVFAFAVTHGSGAYQVPGRAYREYRLQGFSGWLRGYVGDPRRWEGIRACLAASDTCRKLGVESAFFIAPEQFYQSHLSPLQSGCCKPPTACGYTYVSPTVWTNPANTAADADCGAWSNDPRQLCYWCSSCKAGMLGTLRDQWRRANVALVAATVALVVVYIIGCSAFKNAQTEDLFRRYKWSNT from the exons ATGGGCGTGAGCAACAACATCACGGCGTGCCTCAACTTCACGGCCCTGCTCTGCACCATTCCCGTCGTCGCCACGGGCCTCTGGTTCGCCTCCAAGCAGGGCGCCGAGTGCGCGCGCCTGGCGCGGTGGCCCGTGGCCATCCTGGGCGGGCTGCTCCTCCTCGTCGCGCTGGCCGGGTTCGTCGGCGCATACTGGAACCGCCAGGGCCTCCTGGCCGCCTACCTCTTCGCCATGGCGGCGCTCATCACGCTCCTCCTCGCGCTGCTCGTCTTCGCCTTCGCCGTCACCCACGGCTCCGGCGCGTACCAGGTGCCGGGACGCGCATACCGCGAGTACCGCCTCCAGGGCTTCTCCGGCTGGCTGCGCGGGTACGTCGGTGACCCGCGCCGGTGGGAGGGGATCAGGGCCTGCCTCGCCGCGTCCGACACCTGCAGGAAGCTCGGCGTGGAGAGCGCATTCTTCATCGCGCCCGAGCAGTTCTACCAGTCCCACCTCTCCCCGCTCCAG TCCGGGTGCTGCAAGCCGCCGACGGCGTGCGGGTACACGTACGTGAGCCCGACGGTGTGGACCAACCCGGCGAACACGGCTGCCGACGCGGACTGCGGCGCGTGGAGCAACGACCCCCGCCAGCTCTGCTACTGGTGCAGCTCCTGCAAGGCCGGGATGCTGGGCACCCTGCGCGACCAGTGGCGCAGGGCCAACGTGGCGCtcgtcgccgccaccgtcgccctcgtcgtcgtctaCATCATCGGCTGCAGCGCCTTCAAGAACGCCCAGACCGAGGACCTCTTCCGCCGCTACAAGTGGAGCAACACCTGA